The DNA window CCTTTTCCGGATGGGCTCGCTTTGCTCTGGACATTCTCTGGCACCTGGCCCTTCCCTTCACAGCCCTTTTGTTAACGACTTTCGGGGAAATAATGCTCCTTATGCGGACCAGCATGAGCATCCTACGAAATGAGGACTTTGTCCTCCTGGCCAAGGCCAAAGGCTTGCCAGACAGCAAGATAAGAGACGTCCACTTGAGTCAGATCGCTGTTTTGCCTCTGCTGAGCCGATTCTTGCTTCAATTCCCATTCCTCCTTCTGGGAAGCTTTATAGTGGAGAAGATGTTTTTCTGGCCTGGGGTTGGAGTGCTCCTTTTCTTCGCCATTGACTATCAGGACGTGCCTCTCCTCATGGGTGTTCTCTCTCTAACGGGCATCCTGCTTCTCATCTCCCACGTTGCCTTAGATATCGCCCAGGCCTGGATAGACCCAAGATTGAGGGGTAAAATCCATGGGCGAATGGTTTAAAACGGCGGCTCTCAAAAATCCAAAGGGCTTAACGGGAATTGTCATTTTGACCCTGTTTGCTCTCATGGCTTTATCTCACCCCGTTCTTATGGCGCTGGTTTGGAACCGGGGAATATACCACCCCATGGTAGGGTTTGACCCGGATATTGCCCCTCATCCAACTTTGCCTTCCCTCAAGCACCCCCTGGGTACAGATTCTTTCGGGAGGGATATCTTGAGTCAGCTTTTGTACGGGGCTGGCACTTCCCTGGGAGTGGGAATCACGTCCGGTTTGGTGGCCTCAATCCTAGCAGTGAGTGTCGGGGTGGCTTCGGCTTATTTCGGAAAAAGGGTGGAAACTTTGTTAATGGGCCTCTGCGATGTTTTGATCCTCCTGCCACCGCCCATAATCCTGCTGATAATAGGCCTTTTGGTGGATATGCGCTGGCCCACTTTAGCCCTTTTGTACGGAATCCTCGCTGGCCTTGGGGCACCCGCTGTTATCTTAAAGACCTGGGCCCAGAGCATAACGGTGAGAGGCTTCGTGGAAACAGCCAGGCTTTCCGGAGGAAGCGATTTTTACATCATTCGCAGGCATATTCTCCCCTACGTTCTCCCCGCCGGTTTCCTCTTTATGATGTTCACAGCTTCAGGCTCGGTCCTGACTGAAGCCTTCCTTTCATTTTTTGGCCGGACGAGGATAAGGATGAGCTGGGGGTCCATGATTTGGTTCACGCAATTGACCTTTTACTGGTCTCCCGAAGGCCCCCAGTGGCATGCCCTGTTTCCCCCAGCCCTGGCTATAATTCTGTTTTGCAGTGCTTTTTACCTCTTGGGCAAAGCCGTGGAAGAATATTACGACCCCTTCGTCAGGAGGTTCACGTGGGAAGCAAGGCCCCGTTTTTAACAGTGGTAGTTGCTTTTCTGGTCCTGGGTACCCTCTATGCCCTGTACACGCCCCCCTGGCAGGCTCCAGATGAGCCCGCCCATTACAATTACATTGCCTTCCTGGTGCGTGAGGGCCGTTTACCCGTTCTGGAGATGGGAGATTATCCCCACCTTTACCTTGAGGAGATAAAAAGCCGCCGCTTTCCTCCCGAAATGTCCATTGAACCGATCCGCTATGAGTTCCATCAGCCCCCTCTCTATTACCTGTTGGCCTCGCCTGTATATGCCTTGACGGGAGGAAATCTCATAGCCCTGAGGCTTCTTTCGATGGCGATCGGTGCTGGGGTGGTAACCGTGGCCTTTCTCATCGTCAGGGAGCTTTTACCGGAAAAGCCCGAGTTGGCAGTGGGAGCAGCTGCCTTTGCCGCTTTTGTACCCATGCACATCGCTATAAGTGCTTCGGTCAATAACGATGCCCTGGCAGAGCTCTTCATCGGACTATTTCTCCTGGAAACGGTGCGGCTTATAAAAGAGGGGTTCCCGGAAAAAGCTCTATGGAGACCATCGCTTTTCATAGCCCTCGGTTTTTTGACCAAGACCACGGCTTATATCTCCTTTGTCCTTTACCCTGTAATCTTTGCCGTATACGCTTATCGCCGCATTTCCTGGAGCAGGGGAGTGCGCTCTTTTGTGTTGAGTCTCTGGCCCCTTCTTTTTACACTACCCTGGTTTGTCCGAAACATGGCTGTTTATGGTCCCTCTGACCCCTTCGGCCTTTCCCGGCACGACGCTGTAGTAGTGGGACAGCCTCGCACCATGGAATGGGTTGAATCGATGGGAATCTGGAGCGTTCTCAGGGCTTTTCTCCTGACTTCTTTCCGGAGTTTCTGGGGACAGTTCGGCTGGATGGCTGTTCCTATGGATGAGCGAATCTATGCTCTATTATTTCTGGCCTCTTTCCTCGCCCTCTGGGGATTGCTCCTCTGGTTGCCACGGGGGTGGCGGGAGCTTAAGGAGTTCCAGCACCTTGGTTTTATCCTTCTGGCTTTATCCTTTGCCTTCACGGCTCTTTCCTTCATCTGGTATAACCTCAAATTTGTCCAGCACCAGGGCCGATACCTCTTCCCGGCCCTGATACCCATAGGCTTTGGGTTTTCCTTGGGCCTGAGAGAAGGTTTAAAGAGAAGAGCTATGGCGGGAGCGGGGCTCATCTTTATCCTCCTGGCCTTTGCTCTGGTCCTTAAGGGCTTCCTCACCAGCGATTGGAATCGTTTTACTCTGGCCATAGCCCTTTTGGGGGCAGTGGGTTGTGGTATAAAGGCCCTGCTCCCGGAACGATGGGATCATTTCTTCTTCGGTTTATTCTTTGCTGGATTAGCCGCTTTAAGTGCCCTGTGCCCGTTTATTTACATAAAGCCTTATCTTTAAACCCGGAAGCTCACCCAGAGCATCTCGGGCAATTCTCTTCGCTGCAGGACTGATGGGCCGGCAAGCATCTCTGGGCCCACCGGCTAAAACCTGGCACTTCGGAAGGTGAAGGGGCGTTCTCTGGCCGTTCAAGTCTTTAAATTGACCATCAAACCATTGACCCCTTACTTTAAGCATGTTATAATTAGCTGCAAATTCACCCGCCCACGGAGGATGCAACATGGAAAAGGAGTTAATGCTGGGGAACGAAGCTATAGCCAGGGGCGCGTGGGAAGCAGGCATTGAAGTGGCTGCAGCTTACCCTGGCACCCCTTCTACTGAAATTTTAGAAGCCTTCGCCCGTTACCCGGGAGTATACGCTGAGTGGTCTACCAATGAAAAGGTGGCACTGGATGTGGCTGCTGGAGCTGCATATGCCGGCATAAGAGCCATGGCCGCGATGAAACACGTCGGCCTTAATGTGGCGGCCGATTCCCTTTTTTATGCCTCTATGACTGGAGCCGAAGCGGCTTTAATCGTGATCTCTGCCGATGACCCTGCAATGCATTCTTCCCAGAACGAGCAGGACAATCGCCGCTATGCTAAGTTCGCCAGGGTCCCCTGTCTTGAGCCCTCCGACAGCCAGGAAGCCAAAGATATGATGAAAGTGGCTGTGGAAATAAGCGAACTTTTTGATACTCCGGTTCTCTATCGGATTACCACCAGGATTGCCCACTCGGCGGGGGCTGTAACCCTTGGTGAGAGGGTAACTCGCTCCCAAAGGCCTTCCCAATTTCCCCGCAACGTTCCTAAGTACGTTATGCTTCCAGCCTACGCTCGCCTTCGCCACCCTGTAATTGAGGAAAGGATAAGACGGCTTGAAGAGTTTGCCGAATCTTTCCCCTATAACCGCATAGAAATGGGTGACCCCTCCCTGGGCATAGTCACCTGCGGGGTGGCCTATCAGTACGCCCGCGAAGTCTTTCCGGAAGCTTCTTTCCTTAGACTGGGGATGACCTATCCTATCCCCAAGCGGATGGTGAGAGAGTTTGCCTCCAGGGTTAAGAGGCTCATAGTCATAGAAGAGCTGGATCCTTTCCTGGAGGAGGAAATTCGCCTGATGGGGATACCGGTTGAAGGCAAGAGCGTTTTCCCCATCTGTGGTGAATTTGATCCCACAGTATTAAGGGAGGCTGCTATAAAGGCCGGCCTTCTTCCCCCCGAGGCCGGAGTTGAAAGGCCAAAAGTGGAAGTTGGGGAGCTACCCCCGAGGCCTCCGGTTCTTTGTCCAGGGTGCCCTCACCGCGGAGTTTTCTACATAATGAGCAAACTCAAGCTGGCAGTGACCGGAGACATAGGCTGTTACACCCTGGGAGCTCTTCCCCCTCTTTCCACTATCCACACCTGTGGTTGCATGGGAGCGGGCATAGGTCAGGCCCACGGTGCCGATAAATCCGGTCTTGAGGAAAGAATCGTAGCCGTAATTGGGGACTCCACCTTTTTCCACACGGGAATGCCGGCGCTCCTCAATATAGCTTACAATAAGGGAAAGGCCATAACAGTAGTCATGGATAACCGCAGCACCGCCATGACTGGTCATCAGGGTCATCCCGGAACGGGCCAGACCCTTCAGGGCGAGAAATCAGCGGAAGTTCTCATAGAAGACGTGGCCAGAGCCTTCGGAATAAAGCATGTTTACACTGTGGATGCTTACGACCTTAAGGGGGTTGAAAAGGCCTTTAAGGAAGCCCTGGCAGTGGACGAAGCGGCTGTAATTGTAACAAGGAGGGAGTGCGCCCTCCTGCCGGAAGTGCGCAGGACTTACAAACCCCTGAGGGTTGACCCTGAAAAGTGTAACGGTTGCGGCCTCTGTTTCCGGGCGGGCTGTCCTGCAACCCTCAGGAGCGAGGAAATAGACCCTAAAACCAAAAAGCCAAAGATGAAAATAGACCCGCTCCTGTGCACTGGCTGCGAGGTGTGTGCTCAAATTTGTCCCAGAGGGGCAATCCTGTTCAGAGCTCAGCTGGATTGATGGAAGCCAGAGCTTCAGCTTCGGGAAAAATCATCCTTTTGGGGGAACATGCAGTAGTCTACGGCAGGCCCGCCATTGCCGCACCGGTAACTGGGGTAAAGGCCTGGGCTACAGTGGAAGATTCCCCCGGTGAAATCTTCATCCGGGCCCCTGATATCGGGAAGGAGTTCTACCTGGAAGAGGCTTCTCCCGATGATCCGCTTCGTCTCGTGGTAGAGTTAACTCTAAAACGCCTGGAACTGGGAAAGGCTTATGGTTTCACAATAACGATCCACTCCGAAA is part of the Anaerolineae bacterium genome and encodes:
- a CDS encoding DUF2142 domain-containing protein — encoded protein: MGSKAPFLTVVVAFLVLGTLYALYTPPWQAPDEPAHYNYIAFLVREGRLPVLEMGDYPHLYLEEIKSRRFPPEMSIEPIRYEFHQPPLYYLLASPVYALTGGNLIALRLLSMAIGAGVVTVAFLIVRELLPEKPELAVGAAAFAAFVPMHIAISASVNNDALAELFIGLFLLETVRLIKEGFPEKALWRPSLFIALGFLTKTTAYISFVLYPVIFAVYAYRRISWSRGVRSFVLSLWPLLFTLPWFVRNMAVYGPSDPFGLSRHDAVVVGQPRTMEWVESMGIWSVLRAFLLTSFRSFWGQFGWMAVPMDERIYALLFLASFLALWGLLLWLPRGWRELKEFQHLGFILLALSFAFTALSFIWYNLKFVQHQGRYLFPALIPIGFGFSLGLREGLKRRAMAGAGLIFILLAFALVLKGFLTSDWNRFTLAIALLGAVGCGIKALLPERWDHFFFGLFFAGLAALSALCPFIYIKPYL
- the iorA gene encoding indolepyruvate ferredoxin oxidoreductase subunit alpha is translated as MEKELMLGNEAIARGAWEAGIEVAAAYPGTPSTEILEAFARYPGVYAEWSTNEKVALDVAAGAAYAGIRAMAAMKHVGLNVAADSLFYASMTGAEAALIVISADDPAMHSSQNEQDNRRYAKFARVPCLEPSDSQEAKDMMKVAVEISELFDTPVLYRITTRIAHSAGAVTLGERVTRSQRPSQFPRNVPKYVMLPAYARLRHPVIEERIRRLEEFAESFPYNRIEMGDPSLGIVTCGVAYQYAREVFPEASFLRLGMTYPIPKRMVREFASRVKRLIVIEELDPFLEEEIRLMGIPVEGKSVFPICGEFDPTVLREAAIKAGLLPPEAGVERPKVEVGELPPRPPVLCPGCPHRGVFYIMSKLKLAVTGDIGCYTLGALPPLSTIHTCGCMGAGIGQAHGADKSGLEERIVAVIGDSTFFHTGMPALLNIAYNKGKAITVVMDNRSTAMTGHQGHPGTGQTLQGEKSAEVLIEDVARAFGIKHVYTVDAYDLKGVEKAFKEALAVDEAAVIVTRRECALLPEVRRTYKPLRVDPEKCNGCGLCFRAGCPATLRSEEIDPKTKKPKMKIDPLLCTGCEVCAQICPRGAILFRAQLD
- a CDS encoding ABC transporter permease codes for the protein MGEWFKTAALKNPKGLTGIVILTLFALMALSHPVLMALVWNRGIYHPMVGFDPDIAPHPTLPSLKHPLGTDSFGRDILSQLLYGAGTSLGVGITSGLVASILAVSVGVASAYFGKRVETLLMGLCDVLILLPPPIILLIIGLLVDMRWPTLALLYGILAGLGAPAVILKTWAQSITVRGFVETARLSGGSDFYIIRRHILPYVLPAGFLFMMFTASGSVLTEAFLSFFGRTRIRMSWGSMIWFTQLTFYWSPEGPQWHALFPPALAIILFCSAFYLLGKAVEEYYDPFVRRFTWEARPRF